One window of Candidatus Hydrothermales bacterium genomic DNA carries:
- a CDS encoding UvrB/UvrC motif-containing protein, giving the protein MTEKKEGLCEKCKIKKAEIKVTIFEGGKKVKLYLCKDCAEMEAMGLSESSVSSLPVPKKETSHLKPEEDLVCINCGLKLSEFLRVMKLKCEKCYESFEPHVSKIVYDYHRATEHRGKIYGGVVEPNKEFKLRVLKRALEEAIKKEEFERAARLRDLLKEVEGSDGT; this is encoded by the coding sequence ATGACGGAAAAAAAAGAGGGTCTATGTGAAAAATGTAAGATAAAAAAAGCAGAGATCAAAGTTACAATTTTTGAGGGAGGTAAAAAAGTGAAATTATACTTATGTAAAGATTGTGCTGAAATGGAAGCGATGGGACTTTCTGAGTCCTCTGTTTCAAGCTTACCAGTTCCTAAAAAGGAAACTTCCCACTTAAAGCCAGAGGAGGATCTTGTATGTATAAATTGTGGTTTAAAGCTTTCGGAGTTCTTAAGGGTAATGAAACTAAAGTGTGAAAAGTGTTATGAGAGCTTTGAGCCACATGTAAGTAAGATAGTTTACGATTATCATAGAGCGACTGAGCATAGGGGGAAAATTTATGGAGGTGTTGTTGAACCTAATAAAGAGTTTAAATTAAGGGTTTTAAAAAGGGCGCTTGAGGAGGCAATAAAAAAGGAAGAGTTTGAAAGGGCTGCAAGGCTTAGAGATCTTTTAAAGGAAGTGGAAGGCTCTGATGGTACCTGA
- a CDS encoding ABC transporter ATP-binding protein, whose amino-acid sequence MSELFLVAENLFKSFDSPNGKIEVLRGVDVCIRRGEKILIQGPSGSGKTTLLMLLSLLDKPDSGRIFFKGELISFEDEKRLKELRNQKFGFIFQFYNLIRELTALENVMIPLLIKGENESAARKRGIEVLELVGLKEKIHFYPSQISGGEEQRVAIARAIVNNPEIIFADEPTGSLDEKNAHKVMNILFELVEKNNVSLIMVSHNPLWIKHFNLCYYLQEGKLRLMK is encoded by the coding sequence ATGAGTGAATTATTTTTAGTTGCTGAAAATTTGTTTAAAAGCTTTGATTCACCTAATGGCAAAATAGAAGTTCTAAGAGGCGTAGATGTTTGTATTAGACGTGGAGAGAAGATTCTTATACAGGGGCCTTCTGGCTCAGGTAAAACCACACTACTTATGCTTCTTTCTCTCCTTGATAAACCTGATAGTGGAAGAATCTTTTTTAAGGGTGAACTAATATCTTTTGAAGATGAGAAAAGATTAAAGGAATTAAGAAATCAAAAGTTTGGATTTATCTTTCAATTTTACAATCTTATAAGAGAACTTACTGCCCTGGAGAATGTTATGATACCGCTTCTAATAAAGGGTGAAAATGAAAGTGCCGCAAGAAAAAGGGGAATAGAGGTTCTTGAGCTAGTGGGTCTAAAAGAAAAGATTCACTTTTATCCTTCACAGATATCTGGTGGGGAGGAGCAAAGAGTGGCAATTGCTCGTGCGATTGTGAATAATCCAGAAATTATTTTTGCTGATGAGCCTACAGGGAGTCTCGATGAAAAAAACGCTCACAAGGTTATGAATATTCTTTTTGAACTTGTAGAAAAAAATAACGTATCTTTGATTATGGTATCCCATAACCCATTATGGATAAAACATTTCAATTTATGTTATTATTTACAGGAAGGTAAACTGAGGCTAATGAAATGA
- a CDS encoding ABC transporter permease, with translation MRFLRLKSGFLLTILALLSVLGIFLSVTALILVTGVISGFQAEIKSRILSLTPHILVQKLGGEEIENTKYVVDKLKMIEGVENVIEYKFAKTLFKNKSFVDGGIIRGLPKEDFPLKEKLRNSILEGEYTEDDNCILLGEYLAYRLRAKVGDSILIIIPLEDKLSPLFFPIRTERFLVAGIFDLGYYEYNASFAFISMRKFKKILKEPTRSLEVVLKEPYDADLIKKKISGVLSYPYYSLTWTEMNKSLFSALKLEKLALFLVLSILVFVSSFMIMGSLFVLMAKKTREIGILMCLGFQKSDIFKIFLMEGLLLGAIGIFSGISVGTLLGFLAGKYKLIKLPPDVYFIDYLPISLNLKDIGLILISSFLIVIFSSTIPAIRASKILPRDALRYE, from the coding sequence TTGAGATTTTTAAGATTAAAAAGTGGTTTTCTTTTAACTATTTTGGCTTTGCTCTCGGTTTTGGGAATTTTTCTAAGTGTTACAGCTTTAATTCTTGTGACCGGAGTTATCTCAGGGTTTCAAGCAGAAATTAAATCTCGTATTCTTTCACTCACTCCGCATATTCTGGTTCAAAAGCTTGGAGGAGAGGAAATTGAGAACACAAAATATGTAGTAGATAAATTGAAAATGATAGAAGGGGTTGAAAATGTTATTGAATATAAATTCGCAAAGACCTTATTTAAAAATAAGAGTTTTGTTGATGGAGGGATTATTAGGGGGCTGCCCAAAGAAGATTTTCCTCTAAAAGAGAAGTTGAGAAATAGTATTTTAGAGGGTGAATACACCGAGGATGATAACTGTATTTTATTAGGAGAGTATTTGGCATATAGGTTAAGGGCAAAGGTGGGGGATTCAATTTTAATAATTATTCCTCTTGAAGATAAACTTTCTCCTTTATTTTTTCCAATTAGGACAGAAAGATTTTTAGTAGCAGGAATTTTTGATCTCGGATATTACGAGTATAATGCTTCATTTGCATTTATATCTATGAGAAAATTTAAGAAAATTTTGAAAGAGCCAACTAGATCACTTGAAGTTGTTTTAAAAGAACCGTATGATGCAGATCTCATAAAGAAAAAAATTAGTGGAGTTTTGAGCTATCCTTACTATAGTCTTACTTGGACAGAAATGAATAAATCGTTATTTTCAGCATTAAAACTAGAAAAGCTTGCTTTATTTTTGGTTCTTTCTATTTTGGTGTTTGTCTCTTCCTTTATGATAATGGGCAGCCTCTTTGTTTTAATGGCAAAAAAAACAAGAGAAATTGGAATTTTAATGTGCTTAGGTTTTCAAAAAAGTGATATTTTTAAGATTTTCCTAATGGAAGGTCTTCTACTTGGAGCAATTGGAATATTCTCCGGTATTTCAGTAGGCACACTTTTGGGATTCCTCGCTGGAAAATATAAGTTAATAAAACTTCCACCAGATGTATACTTTATAGACTATCTACCTATATCTTTGAATTTAAAAGATATTGGTCTTATTTTAATTTCATCTTTTTTAATTGTAATTTTTTCTTCAACAATACCTGCAATTAGGGCTTCAAAAATTTTGCCGAGAGATGCTCTAAGATATGAGTGA
- the lysS gene encoding lysine--tRNA ligase, protein MRVNKNYPEEYEIRLKKLEKLKEVGIEPFAYKFDSKTDIKVIRENEAQYMDKEVRTAGRLKFFRDFGKLIFAVIEDEEEKIQIVIEKKALNEKYEIFRKYIDPGDIIGVEGKVGKTQKGELSIFVKDFNLLTKALLPLPEKYHGLRDPELIYRKRYLHLISDSASKEVFKLRTKIFDFIRNFLNKNKFIEVETPILQPIYGGATARPFKTYSNALDMDLYLRISNELYLKRLIVSGFERVYEFSKDFRNEGIDRSHYPEFTLLEGYIAYWDYNILADFIEELLCSLVLEIKGSYEIEYQGKKISFKRPFKRVEFVECLKSKLGFDPLEVEVEKLKEVAFDYGLEEREYPKVLDKLFDFLCSKDFIDPTFVFNYPKELSPLAKTKRDDERLTERFELYIAGMEVVNAFSELNDPLEQEERFLRQLEMRERGFEEAHAFDEDYIEALCYGMPPTAGFGIGMDRLCMILADKHSIRDVILFPTLRPKTK, encoded by the coding sequence ATGAGAGTAAATAAAAATTATCCAGAGGAATACGAGATTCGTTTAAAAAAATTAGAAAAGCTTAAAGAAGTGGGAATAGAGCCGTTTGCCTACAAATTTGATTCAAAGACAGATATAAAGGTAATAAGAGAGAACGAAGCACAGTATATGGATAAAGAAGTAAGAACTGCAGGGAGGCTAAAATTTTTTAGAGATTTTGGAAAATTAATATTTGCAGTTATAGAGGATGAAGAAGAAAAGATTCAAATTGTAATTGAAAAGAAAGCTTTAAATGAAAAATATGAAATTTTCAGGAAGTATATTGATCCAGGTGATATAATAGGGGTGGAGGGAAAGGTCGGAAAAACACAAAAGGGAGAGCTTTCCATATTTGTTAAGGATTTTAACTTACTTACAAAAGCTCTTTTGCCCCTACCAGAAAAATATCACGGTCTTAGGGATCCTGAACTTATCTATAGAAAAAGATATCTCCATCTAATTTCAGATTCAGCTTCAAAGGAAGTTTTTAAATTAAGAACTAAAATATTTGATTTCATAAGGAATTTTTTAAATAAGAACAAGTTTATAGAGGTAGAGACCCCTATTTTGCAACCGATATATGGAGGCGCTACAGCAAGACCCTTTAAAACTTATTCGAATGCTCTTGATATGGATCTTTACCTAAGAATATCTAATGAACTTTATTTAAAAAGACTAATTGTTAGCGGCTTTGAAAGAGTTTACGAATTCTCAAAAGATTTTAGAAACGAAGGAATTGATAGAAGTCATTACCCAGAGTTTACTCTGCTTGAAGGATATATTGCCTATTGGGACTATAACATTTTGGCCGATTTTATCGAAGAGCTTTTATGCTCTCTTGTCTTAGAAATAAAGGGAAGTTACGAAATTGAATATCAAGGTAAAAAGATTTCCTTTAAAAGGCCTTTTAAAAGAGTAGAGTTTGTTGAGTGCTTGAAATCAAAACTGGGCTTTGACCCCTTAGAAGTGGAAGTTGAAAAACTAAAAGAAGTAGCATTTGACTATGGCTTAGAGGAAAGGGAATATCCTAAAGTCTTAGATAAACTCTTTGATTTTTTGTGCTCTAAAGATTTTATAGATCCTACGTTTGTTTTTAATTATCCAAAAGAGCTTTCCCCACTTGCAAAGACAAAAAGAGATGATGAGAGGTTAACTGAAAGATTTGAGCTTTATATAGCAGGTATGGAAGTTGTTAATGCCTTTTCAGAGCTAAACGATCCTCTTGAACAGGAGGAAAGGTTTTTAAGGCAGCTTGAAATGAGAGAAAGAGGCTTTGAAGAGGCACATGCCTTTGATGAGGATTACATTGAAGCTCTATGCTACGGAATGCCTCCCACAGCAGGTTTTGGTATAGGAATGGATAGGTTATGTATGATTCTTGCAGATAAACACAGTATAAGAGATGTTATCCTTTTTCCGACTTTAAGACCTAAAACCAAATGA
- the prfB gene encoding peptide chain release factor 2, which produces MDRKNLVERWEKLKSFINIENLREEKEELEKESTKSNFWHDKKRAKEIIEKLNRVKELIECYESIENNIKEIEEMEELKKEDETLSEELENEIIKLSKGLEREVKELEIKLLLSGQDDHKNCILTIHPGAGGTESMDWAAMLLRMYLMYCEKKGFKVELDSQPGEEAGIKSATLFIEGKYAYGLLKAERGVHRLVRISPFDASRRRHTSFAAVFVYPEVEEVEVEINEDDLEIETFRASGPGGQHVQKASTAIRIRHIPTGIVVSCQSERSLYQNRMYALKILRSKLKEYYDRKQREKLLELEKEKTEISWGNQIRSYILHPYRLVKDHRTGLETTRVDEVLDGDIEDFIISYLLWELKNESK; this is translated from the coding sequence ATGGATAGAAAAAATTTGGTTGAAAGATGGGAAAAATTAAAGAGTTTTATAAACATAGAAAATTTAAGAGAAGAAAAAGAAGAACTTGAAAAGGAATCAACAAAAAGTAACTTTTGGCATGATAAAAAAAGAGCAAAAGAGATTATAGAAAAATTAAACAGAGTAAAAGAATTGATAGAGTGCTACGAAAGTATTGAGAATAATATAAAAGAAATAGAGGAAATGGAAGAGTTAAAAAAAGAAGACGAAACCTTGAGTGAGGAACTTGAAAATGAAATTATAAAACTTAGCAAGGGGCTTGAAAGAGAGGTAAAAGAACTTGAAATAAAGCTATTGTTGAGCGGGCAGGACGACCATAAAAACTGTATATTGACGATTCATCCCGGAGCGGGGGGGACAGAGTCTATGGACTGGGCTGCTATGCTCCTTAGGATGTACCTAATGTACTGCGAAAAAAAAGGCTTTAAAGTAGAACTTGACAGCCAACCAGGTGAGGAAGCAGGTATTAAATCAGCTACCTTGTTTATAGAGGGAAAATATGCCTACGGTTTACTTAAGGCTGAAAGAGGGGTCCACAGGCTCGTTCGAATATCTCCCTTTGATGCCTCAAGGAGAAGGCATACTTCCTTTGCTGCAGTTTTTGTATATCCTGAAGTTGAAGAAGTCGAAGTAGAAATAAACGAAGATGACCTTGAGATAGAAACCTTTAGAGCCTCTGGACCAGGTGGACAACATGTCCAAAAAGCCTCAACTGCTATTAGAATAAGACATATACCTACAGGAATAGTTGTATCCTGTCAAAGCGAAAGATCTTTATACCAAAATAGAATGTATGCTCTAAAGATTTTAAGATCAAAATTAAAAGAATATTACGATAGAAAGCAAAGAGAAAAACTTTTAGAATTAGAAAAAGAAAAGACAGAGATTAGCTGGGGAAATCAGATAAGAAGTTATATACTCCATCCATATCGTCTTGTTAAAGATCATAGAACTGGTTTAGAAACAACACGGGTAGATGAAGTACTTGACGGCGATATTGAAGACTTTATAATTTCATATCTTCTTTGGGAGCTAAAAAATGAGAGTAAATAA
- a CDS encoding acyl-CoA reductase has protein sequence MIRQEETEILLKKYSKALNKFWRGEKKFIKSFIEESGKKFIYYKKPLENMFSIFGNYKKLIKRVKTELDSKEISLNLKKGNSFILTPGNIPLLEIEYLYFLILVSKRILWRPSRNYLKISRRLLNYLKREGLKNLKITTKNLENLKEEIYNFDNYILIGSSNTLEEFKKVIDPNKKIIEYGSKTSLSIMMNLNGLERLIKDITYFSHSGCLSPTIIFVHEKIFDQFITKLREKLKEFDSLFSKKEKLFNFYLNLSYFSETEKVGEFYLRVNQEKIIISKGILNIFKFRGIEEVLKKITPFETMIQGISIYPLEKEYVGMLKERFKHFYIKEAGNLQLIDEDFFPDGIKPLKILLN, from the coding sequence ATGATAAGACAAGAGGAAACGGAAATTCTTTTAAAAAAATATTCAAAAGCTCTCAATAAGTTCTGGAGAGGGGAAAAAAAGTTTATAAAATCTTTTATTGAAGAGAGTGGTAAAAAATTTATATATTACAAGAAACCCCTTGAGAACATGTTTTCAATCTTTGGAAATTATAAAAAATTAATTAAAAGAGTTAAAACAGAGTTAGATAGCAAAGAGATAAGCCTAAACTTAAAAAAGGGGAATTCGTTTATACTGACTCCTGGAAATATACCACTTTTAGAGATCGAGTATCTATACTTCTTAATTTTAGTATCAAAAAGGATATTATGGAGACCAAGCAGAAATTACTTAAAAATTTCGCGAAGGCTACTAAATTACTTAAAAAGAGAGGGCCTTAAAAATTTAAAAATAACTACAAAAAATCTTGAGAATTTAAAAGAAGAAATTTATAACTTTGATAACTACATACTCATAGGTTCAAGTAATACACTAGAAGAATTTAAGAAAGTAATTGATCCAAATAAAAAAATTATCGAATATGGTAGCAAAACAAGCCTATCGATAATGATGAATTTGAACGGATTAGAAAGATTAATTAAAGATATAACCTATTTTTCACATTCAGGTTGTTTGTCTCCCACAATAATTTTTGTCCATGAGAAGATTTTTGACCAATTTATAACAAAACTTAGAGAAAAATTGAAAGAGTTTGATAGCCTGTTTAGCAAGAAAGAAAAACTATTTAACTTTTACCTAAATCTTTCTTATTTTTCAGAAACAGAAAAGGTAGGTGAATTTTATTTGAGAGTTAATCAAGAAAAGATTATAATTTCAAAGGGAATTTTAAATATTTTTAAATTTAGAGGCATTGAGGAGGTTCTAAAAAAGATTACACCTTTTGAAACTATGATTCAGGGGATAAGTATATATCCCCTAGAAAAAGAATATGTAGGCATGCTGAAAGAGAGATTTAAACACTTCTATATAAAAGAAGCGGGAAATTTACAACTCATAGATGAGGATTTTTTTCCAGATGGTATAAAGCCACTAAAAATTTTACTTAACTAA
- a CDS encoding M1 family aminopeptidase, whose protein sequence is MVVFIYFVFSLSFVRPYPYQRPSPGYDVLHYNLYFKIRSETRNIVGVSEFTVEIKKDYLNKIKFNAEDLMIDSILVLNRKIFNFYYPDSDLVEFSLPTSAFRGETLSFKVFFYKFYPGNLPIEKMRGVFFHPEGMVFTFSEPQDARRIFPCWDEPYDKATLKIRFNVPYKSQVASNGLLMQKIDYPHHDSSVYVFYESHPIATYLIAFSVYHDYEILSDYYQDKHLLYYVVDRRNRIVAESLKALHREAIEFFSRKFLNYPFSKYGVASVFDFPGGMENQTITFVNPNWWNDTQNIYKLEYGFIHELAHQWFGDFVTPSDWKEIWLNEGFASYMEILWAEYKYGKKAALKRLKEFKNQFFNVDTLSLYPIYDPRDSYFNSQRFVPIIYKKGAYVLHMLRKIMGDNEFINALRDYLINNSYGNVTIGDFQISCEKYYGNSLYFFFEEWLLRAKYPIFKIYDTTYQVGSGVYVNEIKIKQKAPPYTVKMPVALCYSNNLFLENLWIDDTLEIYKVYTNFVPDSIVYNFEDEILCKILKQEYYTEKKPVEDIYVFNDGKYVYLGFQLNKRANVELKVLDCIGRNVRTLIKETLDPGSHIVLWTGKNTSGRYSPSGTYFFLFNTRDLKVIKKFVLVK, encoded by the coding sequence ATGGTAGTTTTCATCTACTTTGTTTTTTCACTTAGCTTTGTAAGACCCTATCCCTATCAAAGGCCCTCACCTGGCTATGATGTTTTACACTACAATTTATACTTTAAAATTAGATCCGAAACAAGAAATATAGTAGGAGTTTCAGAGTTCACCGTTGAAATCAAAAAGGATTATCTTAATAAAATTAAGTTTAATGCAGAGGACCTGATGATTGATAGTATACTGGTTTTAAATAGAAAAATATTTAATTTTTATTACCCAGACTCTGATTTGGTTGAGTTTTCACTTCCTACAAGCGCTTTTAGGGGGGAAACCCTAAGTTTTAAGGTCTTCTTTTACAAGTTTTACCCAGGTAATTTGCCCATTGAAAAAATGAGAGGAGTCTTCTTTCACCCAGAGGGTATGGTCTTTACCTTTTCGGAGCCACAGGACGCAAGAAGGATTTTCCCTTGCTGGGATGAGCCTTATGACAAGGCGACTTTAAAAATTAGATTCAATGTCCCATACAAAAGCCAAGTTGCCTCTAACGGACTTTTAATGCAAAAGATAGATTACCCACACCATGACTCCTCAGTATATGTTTTCTATGAGTCTCATCCAATTGCCACATATTTAATAGCTTTTTCAGTTTACCATGATTATGAAATATTAAGTGACTATTATCAAGATAAGCACTTACTTTACTATGTAGTGGATAGGCGAAACAGAATTGTAGCCGAATCTTTAAAAGCGTTGCACAGAGAAGCAATAGAGTTTTTTTCAAGAAAATTTTTAAATTATCCATTTTCTAAGTACGGTGTAGCCTCAGTTTTTGATTTTCCCGGGGGTATGGAGAATCAAACTATAACTTTTGTGAATCCAAATTGGTGGAACGATACTCAAAATATTTATAAACTTGAGTATGGCTTTATCCATGAACTTGCTCACCAGTGGTTTGGAGATTTTGTAACTCCTTCAGATTGGAAGGAAATATGGCTTAATGAGGGATTTGCCTCTTATATGGAAATTCTTTGGGCCGAATATAAGTATGGAAAAAAAGCTGCCTTAAAAAGACTAAAGGAATTTAAAAATCAATTTTTCAATGTAGATACCTTATCTTTATACCCTATCTACGATCCTAGGGACTCTTACTTTAACAGTCAAAGATTTGTCCCAATCATATATAAAAAGGGAGCCTATGTCCTCCATATGTTAAGGAAAATTATGGGAGATAACGAATTTATAAACGCTCTAAGGGACTATCTCATTAATAATTCCTACGGTAATGTAACAATAGGAGATTTTCAGATATCCTGCGAGAAGTACTATGGAAACTCACTTTACTTTTTCTTTGAGGAGTGGCTACTCAGAGCTAAGTATCCTATTTTTAAAATATACGATACTACCTATCAAGTAGGTTCTGGCGTCTATGTAAACGAGATAAAGATAAAACAGAAGGCTCCTCCGTATACCGTTAAAATGCCTGTTGCCCTTTGCTATAGTAACAATCTATTTCTTGAAAACCTATGGATAGATGATACTTTAGAAATTTACAAAGTTTATACAAATTTTGTTCCAGATTCTATTGTTTATAACTTTGAAGATGAAATTTTGTGTAAAATTTTAAAGCAGGAATATTATACTGAAAAAAAGCCAGTTGAAGATATTTATGTATTTAATGATGGTAAATACGTATATTTAGGTTTCCAATTAAACAAAAGAGCAAACGTAGAGTTAAAAGTTTTAGATTGTATTGGGAGAAATGTAAGAACACTTATAAAGGAGACTCTTGATCCTGGTAGTCATATAGTCTTATGGACTGGCAAAAACACATCTGGAAGATATAGTCCAAGTGGTACCTACTTTTTCTTATTTAACACAAGGGATCTAAAAGTTATAAAAAAGTTTGTGTTAGTTAAGTAA
- a CDS encoding TIGR00725 family protein, protein MKKIFGVIGGSTCSEEIYEIAYKIGKNIAKSGNLLICGGLGGVMEAACRGAYEEGGLTIGILPGNSKEEANKWVKLPIVTGMGEARNVIIVKSSDVVIAIDGEYGTLMELALCGKFNKPLVKVKVPWNIDIGIKADDPSTAVQIALELIK, encoded by the coding sequence ATGAAAAAAATTTTTGGAGTTATAGGTGGCTCAACCTGTTCTGAGGAAATTTATGAAATAGCTTATAAAATTGGGAAAAACATTGCTAAAAGTGGAAATCTTCTGATCTGCGGTGGACTTGGAGGAGTTATGGAAGCTGCTTGCAGGGGCGCATATGAGGAGGGAGGTCTAACTATAGGAATTTTGCCAGGAAACTCAAAGGAAGAAGCTAATAAGTGGGTTAAATTACCGATTGTTACAGGTATGGGTGAGGCAAGGAACGTGATAATTGTAAAGTCATCAGATGTAGTTATTGCCATTGATGGAGAATATGGAACTTTAATGGAATTAGCCCTATGTGGTAAATTCAATAAACCTTTAGTAAAAGTAAAAGTTCCATGGAATATAGATATAGGAATTAAAGCAGATGATCCAAGCACCGCAGTTCAAATTGCCTTAGAACTTATAAAATAG
- a CDS encoding PqqD family protein has protein sequence MMVPLFIARLVRTNKGAYLIKRNNRIQFLSPTQALVLSLCNGTFTLEEITNLISEIYKEEREKVKGDIKSFLDAQKDEIIFYLQNYLHL, from the coding sequence ATGATGGTTCCTTTATTTATAGCTAGACTTGTACGAACAAACAAAGGAGCGTATCTTATCAAAAGAAACAATAGAATACAATTCCTTTCTCCAACCCAAGCGCTTGTTCTTTCACTTTGTAACGGAACTTTTACTCTTGAAGAAATAACCAATTTAATAAGCGAAATTTATAAAGAAGAAAGAGAAAAGGTAAAAGGCGATATAAAAAGTTTTTTGGACGCTCAAAAAGACGAAATAATTTTTTATCTTCAAAATTATCTTCACCTTTAA
- a CDS encoding ATP-binding cassette domain-containing protein, translated as MQLKRKKDYLKIRKMISISPQEVIVDPVLSVYDNLFVYGLILGVPKNLLKQRIDYFLERVNLKEKRNRLALHLSEGEMRRLQIVRALLKEEASVFFIDEPTIRLDPIGKKITWDEFKKLKKKDKVIFLASNDMGEVEKLCDEIIFINNGKVIFQGEVEETKRLFAPDEVVEIEIEKELDSTKFDELKKTFYLIKY; from the coding sequence ATTCAACTTAAACGTAAAAAAGACTATTTAAAAATAAGAAAAATGATAAGCATTTCCCCTCAGGAAGTTATAGTAGATCCAGTTCTATCAGTATACGATAACCTTTTCGTCTACGGACTTATACTAGGTGTTCCCAAAAATTTACTTAAGCAAAGAATCGATTATTTTTTAGAAAGGGTAAATTTAAAAGAAAAAAGAAACAGACTTGCTCTTCATCTTTCAGAAGGAGAAATGAGACGTTTGCAAATCGTTCGTGCACTGTTAAAAGAAGAGGCCTCTGTTTTCTTTATAGATGAACCAACCATAAGGTTAGATCCAATAGGAAAGAAGATAACTTGGGACGAATTTAAGAAACTGAAGAAAAAGGATAAGGTGATATTTTTAGCTTCAAACGACATGGGAGAGGTCGAAAAACTATGCGACGAAATCATATTTATAAACAACGGAAAAGTAATATTTCAGGGAGAGGTAGAAGAAACAAAGAGACTGTTTGCTCCTGATGAAGTTGTAGAAATAGAGATAGAAAAAGAATTAGACTCTACGAAATTTGACGAACTGAAAAAGACTTTTTACCTCATAAAATATTAG